A region from the Lycium barbarum isolate Lr01 chromosome 8, ASM1917538v2, whole genome shotgun sequence genome encodes:
- the LOC132606246 gene encoding dimethylnonatriene synthase-like, which produces MENSWFFLALVGLAALAFLCKLTTTRRPDNRKLPPGPKPWPIIGNLNLLGSIPHQSFDLLSKKYGELMLLKFGSRPVLVASSPEMAKQFLKIHDANFASRPLLAGGKYTSYNYCDMTWAPYGPYWRQARRIYLNEIFTPKRLDSFEYIRVEERQALISQLHAHAGKPFFLKDHLSRFSLSSMTRMVMRNKYFGESTVRAEDLQHLVDQWFLLNGAFNIGDWIPWLSFLDLQGYVKQMKALKRTFDKFHNIVLDDHRAKKNAEKNFVPKDMVDVLLQMAEDPTMEVKLTNDCVKGLMQDLLTGGTDSLTAAVQWAFQELLRQPRVIEKATDELDLVVGKERWVEERDFSQLCYIEAIIKETLRLHPLGTMLAPHCAIKDCNVAGYDIEKGTIVLVNAWTIGRDPKYWDRAQEFLPERFLEKNIDMDGHNFAFLPFGSGRRRCPGYSLGLKVVRATLANMLHAFNWKLPESMKPEGISVEEHYGLTTHPKFPVPVILEPRLSSHLYLGT; this is translated from the exons ATGGAGAATTCTTGGTTTTTTctagccttggtagggctagctGCATTAGCTTTTCTCTGTAAACTTACCACTACCCGACGCCCGGATAACCGGAAGCTACCACCAGGTCCAAAACCATGGCCCATCATTGGAAATTTGAACCTACTTGGTTCCATCCCGCATCAATCTTTTGACTTGCTTTCCAAGAAATATGGAGAGTTGATGCTGCTGAAATTTGGCTCCAGGCCGGTACTTGTGGCATCATCTCCTGAAATGGCAAAACAATTTCTAAAAATACATGATGCAAATTTCGCCTCCCGTCCTCTGCTAGCTGGTGGAAAGTATACAAGCTATAACTATTGTGACATGACATGGGCACCCTATGGTCCCTATTGGCGCCAAGCACGACGAATTTACCTCAACGAGATATTTACCCCAAAAAGGCTAGACTCGTTCGAGTACATTCGTGTTGAAGAAAGGCAGGCCTTAATTTCCCAGCTACATGCCCATGCTGGAAAGCCGTTTTTCCTCAAAGACCATTTGTCACGGTTTAGCCTGAGCAGCATGACAAGGATGGTTATGAGGAACAAGTATTTTGGTGAATCAACAGTTAGGGCGGAAGATTTGCAGCACCTGGTAGACCAATGGTTTTTACTTAATGGTGCTTTTAATATTGGAGACTGGATTCCATGGCTCAGCTTCTTGGACCTACAGGGCTATGTGAAACAAATGAAGGCTTTGAAAAGAACTTTTGATAAGTTCCACAACATTGTCCTAGATGACCACAGGGCTAAGAAGAATGCGGAAAAGAACTTTGTCCCAAAGGATATGGTGGATGTCTTGTTGCAGATGGCTGAAGACCCTACTATGGAAGTCAAACTCACTAATGACTGTGTGAAAGGGTTAATGCAG GATCTACTAACTGGAGGAACAGATAGCTTGACAGCAGCAGTGCAATGGGCTTTTCAAGAACTTCTTAGACAGCCAAGGGTTATTGAGAAGGCAACCGACGAGCTTGACCTGGTTGTGGGGAAGGAGAGATGGGTAGAAGAGAGAGATTTTTCACAGCTGTGTTACATTGAAGCAATCATCAAGGAAACACTAAGGTTACATCCTCTTGGAACTATGCTAGCACCACATTGTGCTATTAAAGATTGTAACGTGGCCGGTTATGACATAGAGAAAGGAACGATCGTTCTGGTGAATGCTTGGACAATTGGAAGGGACCCCAAGTACTGGGATAGAGCACAAGAGTTTCTCCCCGAGAGGTTCTTAGAAAAGAACATTGACATGGATGGACATAACTTTGCTTTCTTGCCATTTGGCTCGGGGCGAAGGAGGTGCCCTGGCTATAGCTTGGGACTTAAGGTTGTCCGAGCAACTTTAGCCAACATGTTGCATGCATTCAACTGGAAACTACCTGAAAGTATGAAGCCAGAAGGCATAAGTGTGGAAGAACATTATGGGCTCACCACACATCCTAAGTTTCCTGTTCCAGTGATCTTGGAACCTAGACTCTCTTCACATCTCTATCTTGGTACCTAG